Proteins from one Gimesia maris genomic window:
- a CDS encoding CehA/McbA family metallohydrolase, protein MDLCHIRTLILLAASGTSILTGPLKAAEKSIVIDRAPHKIQGKNTFQKTFSAQINPTEFALLFEQDLKKESSGGYWNVHINDKRLGRLEAHIPQIGTDDKPDGFHRIGFAVPANVLKEGENSLTITGRGQPAVLRNFVLDPRPLKQALQLETVTVRVKTPAGPPVPARLTVVNDRGQLVKLYNARQPKNAVRPGILYTLGTGDSFELPPGKYTFYATRGMEWGVARLSVEVDKMQPLDFTLVISREVDTTGFLACDSHIHTLPGSGHGNATFEERVITIAGEGIEVAIATDHNHISDYTKYQKTAGTQSHFHSISGDEVTTHNGHFTAFPFDPAQAVPGGVQGRNPLFLKNDNWGELIADMRKKGAEVIILNHPYWPSIPQGPFGRFRFNRSTGKRSEGPAFNFNGFEVAQPANETPDFFYALEDWMSLLNRGLKLTAVGATDSHTIHSPVGQARTYLRSHTDEISQIDRKEVYRAFTEGRAAVAAGIFANLKLNGQFEMGDLVPAESLLDNSQKQTSKMTATLRVAAPSWVRPREAMLYVNGKQVAQKTIHSVLNQPTDQTLEFSLTLPPHDAYVVAFVLGDGITLPGWTTYGKATQAITNPIFLDVDGDTKYSAPRVTAKKLIANYGKESEKLTPALQQSLLDSVVTKADSAVLLHVKDLLKQSTDQQP, encoded by the coding sequence ATGGACCTGTGTCATATCCGGACGCTGATTCTGTTAGCAGCCAGTGGAACCAGCATTCTCACCGGCCCCCTGAAAGCCGCAGAGAAGTCGATCGTCATTGATCGTGCACCACACAAAATCCAGGGAAAAAACACGTTTCAAAAAACATTTTCAGCGCAGATCAATCCAACCGAGTTCGCCCTGCTCTTTGAACAGGACCTGAAAAAAGAAAGTTCGGGTGGATACTGGAACGTTCACATCAATGACAAACGACTGGGACGCCTTGAAGCACACATTCCCCAAATCGGTACAGATGATAAACCTGACGGGTTTCACCGCATCGGTTTCGCCGTACCGGCCAATGTCCTCAAAGAGGGTGAGAACAGCCTGACCATCACGGGACGGGGGCAACCAGCGGTCTTACGTAACTTCGTTCTGGATCCACGCCCTCTGAAACAGGCACTTCAGTTGGAGACTGTGACTGTGAGGGTAAAGACACCTGCAGGGCCCCCCGTACCTGCACGGCTTACGGTTGTGAATGATCGAGGACAACTCGTAAAACTCTACAACGCCCGCCAGCCGAAGAACGCCGTGCGCCCAGGTATTCTCTATACTCTGGGTACTGGTGACTCATTTGAGTTGCCTCCGGGAAAGTATACATTTTATGCAACACGTGGCATGGAATGGGGTGTCGCCAGGTTATCAGTCGAAGTTGATAAGATGCAGCCGCTCGATTTCACGCTGGTCATTTCACGCGAAGTGGACACGACAGGTTTTCTTGCCTGTGACAGCCATATCCATACCTTACCAGGCAGTGGTCACGGAAATGCCACGTTTGAAGAGCGAGTGATTACGATCGCCGGCGAAGGAATTGAAGTGGCAATCGCCACCGATCACAATCACATTTCCGATTACACAAAATATCAAAAGACCGCGGGGACTCAGTCTCATTTCCATTCGATTTCCGGAGATGAAGTCACCACTCACAACGGTCATTTTACTGCTTTTCCCTTTGACCCTGCGCAGGCAGTTCCCGGCGGTGTGCAGGGACGTAATCCCCTGTTTCTGAAAAATGATAACTGGGGTGAATTAATTGCCGACATGCGGAAGAAAGGGGCCGAAGTGATCATCTTGAATCATCCCTATTGGCCCTCCATTCCCCAAGGCCCCTTCGGACGATTTCGTTTTAATCGCAGTACCGGTAAACGGAGTGAGGGACCTGCATTTAATTTCAACGGTTTCGAAGTGGCACAGCCGGCAAATGAAACCCCTGATTTTTTCTACGCCCTCGAGGACTGGATGTCTCTGTTGAATCGTGGATTAAAGCTTACCGCAGTTGGTGCCACAGATTCTCACACGATCCATTCCCCCGTGGGACAGGCCCGTACGTATCTTAGGAGCCATACCGATGAGATCTCTCAAATCGATCGCAAAGAGGTCTATCGTGCATTCACGGAGGGCCGCGCAGCGGTGGCAGCGGGCATTTTTGCCAACCTGAAATTAAACGGACAATTTGAAATGGGAGACCTCGTCCCCGCAGAATCACTTCTAGACAACAGCCAAAAGCAAACCTCAAAGATGACTGCTACTTTACGAGTCGCAGCCCCTTCGTGGGTCCGGCCCCGCGAAGCAATGCTCTATGTGAATGGAAAGCAGGTCGCACAGAAAACCATCCATTCCGTCCTCAATCAACCCACAGATCAGACGCTTGAATTTTCACTGACATTGCCGCCCCATGATGCCTACGTAGTGGCATTTGTTCTGGGTGACGGCATTACCCTGCCAGGCTGGACCACCTACGGCAAAGCCACTCAGGCCATCACAAACCCGATCTTTCTGGATGTGGATGGTGATACTAAATATAGCGCACCGCGTGTTACAGCAAAAAAGCTGATCGCAAATTATGGAAAAGAGAGTGAGAAGCTTACACCGGCTTTGCAACAATCCCTGCTGGATTCCGTAGTTACAAAAGCAGATTCAGCCGTTCTGCTGCATGTCAAAGACCTACTCAAACAGAGCACAGATCAGCAACCATAA
- a CDS encoding serine/threonine protein kinase: MNQPIDLENLPAELQGRIEECCEDFEQSWQNGDSPSLEQTLFDFTPPTRSVLLKELILIERYYRLRESGKIVSEQDLLNEHPELAEELSQLFTASHSARTRIADQSGSGSIDNSGSITIQETRPHFEQFPARFGRYQILSRLGEGGMGCVYLARDTQLERKVALKLPQIDKHADPQFISRFYREARAAANLNHPNLCSVYDVDEIDGVHYITMEFIEGKSLAALIQSGQRFSQHEIALLIQQLSQALELAHQQGIVHRDLKPANIMIRQDGTPIITDFGLALMIQNEEATQITQHGQIMGSPSYMSPEQVDGDLEIIGSASDVYSLGVIMYELLAGQRPFQGSTASILSQIMTKDPRPVRNIQPDIDSRLDQICRKMMARLPEKRYTTMLDVSQVLTNWLETKQAASSRKRVSPGKLLMGMTLAAVLLLGFTFLKPSTSQGTLHVILNDHRAQILLDGQPLDVKSGTWSGKQKAGSHELSLQIGDQRLPWGELTTVKSNGSERRVLASVNGIHIKNGRFEISPEDIKSAEIRLNWLPMNTADKKNEVTNLVTSQTEPPVSQTTNANPFAYEREVTEWLIKRGGIVRFNMAHDFKFNVKDIEALPDEPFRLKSIAFHENRKMPLTDLSRLNQLMTLEELILENSGVTPPALENVHFKKAFQTLRIVRTPLKVSNLISIQGLEFVDTLELSGSQIDDHFEFLKLMPNLRALEIGDISQAALQELSQSPLLSKSKLRFLRLRYARKFDDTLIQQLQTARPGMTITAKGPEIKNQYLGIPVAKLAADQLLKLGSTMKGEVRGQGVQIFTKENLPPDTVPFALSKVTLPQRLELTPEIAEHLAALPQCYGIHTSNIKNADLLANIPVLRMCSGVHLFKSDISEAAFEKLALQDPDGFFNLDGTQVSKRLIKQLDHDYPHLSIFSKHGKALRRLEILYDERKKTENKKVNQPEESPTPLTDDEQLAFERDTAEWVIGLGGKVSLKKPHGIESLVFSVDQLPAEPFRILTVTFEKSDQKVTLPNLSRLSRLLTLHSLNISDCNLQPGALQGLEFGTSMTHFHMARTPAKTSDLSKTKGLENLDTFEVSASQVNDRFQFLDQMPNLRDFRLWTPITRSLNDLAKSSGFKQTNLRFLNLYTDGRVFDSPAIHELQSEKPGMSIIVNAPKQRPRYLGIPVAREAAIELLNRGCVIEAPGPDQIFIPFNKSHSPSETELFTPLTVILPPGLEFTPEIAEAFSRLPPFIKLESEGVKNADLLAAVPLLCLSSGVQLTDSDLSDQGFETFFRNHPDGYLHAKGTRITKEKADQVDREFRFAAFNTDYVTGMRWLAEKQRSESEPE; this comes from the coding sequence ATGAATCAACCGATTGATCTGGAAAACCTGCCGGCCGAGTTACAGGGCCGTATTGAAGAATGCTGCGAAGATTTTGAACAGTCCTGGCAGAACGGGGACAGTCCGTCGCTGGAACAGACACTCTTTGATTTCACGCCTCCCACGCGCAGCGTGTTACTGAAAGAACTGATCCTGATCGAACGTTACTATCGTTTGCGAGAATCAGGTAAAATCGTCAGCGAACAGGATCTGCTTAACGAACATCCCGAACTCGCAGAGGAACTTTCACAGCTCTTTACCGCCTCGCATTCTGCCAGAACCCGGATTGCAGATCAATCTGGTTCCGGCTCTATCGACAACTCAGGTAGCATCACAATCCAGGAAACTCGTCCGCACTTCGAACAGTTCCCCGCCCGGTTTGGACGCTACCAGATTCTGTCGCGTCTGGGAGAGGGGGGCATGGGCTGTGTCTACCTGGCCCGGGACACACAGTTGGAACGCAAAGTTGCGTTGAAACTACCGCAGATTGACAAACACGCCGATCCTCAATTCATTTCCCGTTTCTATCGCGAAGCCCGTGCGGCCGCCAACCTGAATCACCCCAATCTTTGCTCGGTATATGACGTCGATGAAATTGACGGCGTACATTACATCACGATGGAGTTCATCGAGGGAAAATCGCTGGCGGCGTTGATTCAGTCCGGTCAACGGTTCAGCCAGCACGAAATCGCTTTGTTAATTCAGCAGTTGTCACAAGCCCTGGAACTGGCACACCAGCAGGGAATCGTACATCGCGATCTCAAGCCGGCCAACATCATGATCCGTCAGGATGGAACGCCCATCATCACCGATTTCGGACTGGCACTCATGATCCAGAACGAAGAAGCCACGCAGATCACGCAACATGGTCAAATCATGGGCAGCCCTTCCTACATGTCCCCCGAACAGGTGGATGGTGACCTGGAGATAATCGGATCGGCCAGCGATGTCTATTCGCTGGGCGTCATCATGTACGAGCTTCTCGCCGGGCAGCGTCCCTTCCAGGGATCGACGGCTTCCATTCTGTCACAGATCATGACAAAAGATCCCCGACCGGTACGAAATATTCAACCAGACATCGATTCCAGACTGGATCAAATCTGTCGCAAAATGATGGCGCGCTTGCCTGAGAAACGCTATACCACGATGCTCGATGTTTCCCAGGTCCTCACAAACTGGCTGGAAACCAAACAGGCAGCCTCATCCCGCAAACGAGTCAGCCCGGGAAAGCTCCTCATGGGAATGACACTGGCAGCAGTACTGCTGCTGGGATTCACGTTTCTCAAGCCCTCCACATCCCAGGGAACTTTGCATGTGATCCTCAACGATCATCGGGCCCAGATATTGCTTGATGGACAGCCTCTGGATGTAAAATCAGGTACCTGGTCCGGAAAACAAAAAGCTGGCTCACATGAACTCAGTCTGCAAATTGGAGATCAGCGGCTTCCCTGGGGAGAACTGACGACAGTCAAATCCAATGGGAGTGAACGCAGGGTCCTGGCGTCAGTCAATGGTATTCACATTAAAAACGGTCGCTTTGAAATCAGTCCTGAAGATATCAAGTCAGCCGAAATCAGACTGAACTGGCTGCCGATGAATACAGCAGACAAAAAGAATGAGGTCACGAATCTGGTCACCAGCCAGACCGAGCCACCTGTTTCACAGACGACAAACGCCAATCCCTTCGCCTATGAGCGAGAAGTCACCGAATGGCTGATAAAGCGGGGAGGCATTGTCCGTTTCAATATGGCACACGATTTTAAATTCAATGTCAAAGATATCGAAGCCCTTCCTGATGAGCCATTCCGGTTAAAATCCATCGCTTTTCATGAAAATCGAAAAATGCCGCTAACAGATCTCAGTCGGCTCAATCAGTTAATGACTCTTGAGGAACTGATTCTGGAGAATTCGGGAGTCACTCCCCCTGCACTTGAGAATGTTCATTTTAAAAAAGCGTTCCAAACCTTACGAATCGTGCGTACTCCTTTAAAAGTATCAAACCTGATATCAATTCAAGGTCTGGAATTCGTTGACACCTTAGAATTAAGCGGCTCCCAGATCGACGACCACTTCGAGTTTCTCAAACTGATGCCAAACCTGAGAGCCCTGGAAATTGGGGACATCTCACAAGCTGCGCTACAGGAACTCAGTCAATCGCCCCTGCTGTCAAAGTCAAAGTTACGTTTTCTCAGATTACGTTATGCGAGAAAGTTCGATGACACTTTGATTCAACAACTGCAAACGGCGCGGCCTGGCATGACAATCACTGCAAAAGGTCCTGAAATCAAGAACCAGTACCTGGGAATCCCCGTGGCCAAACTGGCAGCCGACCAACTACTGAAACTGGGAAGTACCATGAAAGGTGAAGTGCGCGGACAGGGAGTGCAGATCTTTACCAAAGAGAATCTTCCTCCCGATACGGTCCCCTTCGCATTGTCTAAGGTCACACTCCCTCAAAGACTGGAACTCACTCCCGAAATTGCCGAACACCTGGCCGCGCTCCCTCAATGTTACGGGATCCATACGAGCAATATCAAAAACGCCGACTTGCTCGCAAACATTCCCGTCCTCAGAATGTGTAGTGGAGTCCATTTGTTTAAATCCGATATTTCAGAGGCTGCCTTTGAAAAACTGGCCCTGCAGGATCCGGATGGTTTTTTCAACTTAGATGGGACTCAGGTGTCAAAGAGACTGATCAAACAGTTGGATCACGACTACCCGCATTTATCAATCTTCTCTAAACACGGAAAAGCACTACGCAGGCTGGAGATTCTGTACGATGAACGGAAAAAAACGGAAAACAAAAAAGTCAACCAGCCTGAAGAGTCTCCCACGCCGTTAACTGATGACGAACAGCTTGCCTTCGAACGCGATACAGCAGAATGGGTGATCGGCCTGGGTGGTAAAGTCAGTCTCAAGAAACCACACGGAATCGAGAGTCTGGTTTTCAGCGTGGACCAACTGCCCGCGGAACCGTTCCGGATTCTCACAGTCACCTTCGAAAAGTCAGATCAGAAAGTCACGCTTCCCAACCTGTCTCGTTTGAGTCGCCTGTTGACATTACATTCACTGAATATCTCAGATTGCAATCTGCAACCCGGCGCACTGCAGGGGCTCGAGTTCGGCACTAGCATGACTCACTTCCACATGGCTCGCACACCGGCGAAAACATCAGACCTGAGCAAGACGAAGGGGCTGGAGAACCTTGACACGTTTGAAGTCAGTGCCAGTCAGGTCAATGATCGCTTTCAATTTCTGGATCAGATGCCGAACCTGAGAGATTTTCGTCTGTGGACTCCCATCACGCGATCCCTGAACGATCTGGCAAAGTCCTCTGGTTTCAAACAGACGAACCTGAGGTTTCTGAATCTGTACACAGATGGTCGGGTTTTCGACTCCCCCGCGATTCACGAATTGCAGTCGGAAAAACCGGGCATGTCGATCATCGTGAATGCCCCAAAGCAACGACCTCGTTACCTGGGAATTCCCGTCGCCCGAGAAGCCGCCATTGAACTGCTGAACCGGGGCTGCGTGATCGAAGCTCCCGGCCCCGATCAAATTTTCATACCATTCAACAAATCTCACTCTCCTTCCGAAACCGAACTGTTTACCCCCCTCACAGTCATCCTGCCACCCGGTTTGGAATTCACACCCGAAATCGCCGAGGCCTTTTCACGACTGCCTCCTTTTATCAAACTGGAATCTGAGGGCGTGAAAAACGCGGACCTTCTGGCGGCGGTTCCGTTATTGTGTTTATCCAGTGGCGTACAACTGACCGATTCCGATCTCTCGGACCAGGGTTTCGAAACATTTTTCCGCAATCATCCGGACGGCTATCTGCATGCCAAGGGAACCAGGATCACGAAAGAAAAAGCGGACCAAGTCGATCGCGAATTCCGCTTCGCCGCTTTTAATACAGACTATGTTACAGGAATGCGCTGGCTGGCAGAAAAACAGAGATCAGAATCTGAACCCGAATGA
- a CDS encoding ECF-type sigma factor, whose product MEHQGSVTNWLDQLKQGEADDLQQQLWNRYFEQLVQLARSHLQKDLCRVEDEEDAVLSALNSFFVRLEAGQFPNLNDRTSLWPLLVNITLCKTRNLYRRQSAQKRDIRRTVSGTSNEDEENWLEQLAQESPSPELAVEAAEEANRLLAVLGKDSLREVARLKLEGYTNAEIATKVGVMERSIERRLVLIRQTWTEHIEAELN is encoded by the coding sequence ATGGAACATCAGGGATCAGTCACCAACTGGCTGGATCAACTCAAACAGGGAGAAGCTGATGATTTGCAGCAGCAACTCTGGAACCGCTATTTCGAACAACTGGTGCAACTCGCTCGCTCCCATCTGCAGAAAGACCTCTGTCGGGTGGAAGATGAAGAAGATGCCGTCCTCAGTGCGTTAAACAGTTTTTTCGTGCGACTGGAAGCGGGACAGTTTCCGAATCTCAATGACCGAACCAGCCTCTGGCCTTTGCTCGTCAATATCACACTCTGTAAAACCCGGAATCTGTACCGACGACAAAGTGCCCAGAAACGCGATATCAGGCGCACTGTTTCCGGAACTTCAAACGAGGATGAAGAGAACTGGCTGGAACAACTGGCACAGGAATCCCCCAGTCCGGAACTGGCTGTCGAAGCCGCCGAGGAGGCCAATCGACTACTGGCCGTACTCGGGAAAGACTCTCTGCGTGAAGTCGCCCGACTGAAGCTGGAAGGCTATACTAATGCGGAGATTGCCACCAAAGTGGGGGTGATGGAACGCAGTATTGAACGCCGTCTTGTTCTGATTCGACAAACCTGGACAGAGCATATCGAAGCGGAACTCAATTGA
- a CDS encoding PQQ-dependent sugar dehydrogenase — translation MIRKPRALTLFLIPACLSLLMTNTAVISADSDTSLNKLSKAEQKSGWKLLFDGKTTDGWRNYKKEGVSDGWTIKDGVLSRSAKGAGDIITDDQFGFFELSLEYRISPEGNSGLMFHVTEEEKTPWMTGPEVQIQDNVDGHDPQKAGWLYQLYKPATPKWMIEAEKAGKKVTPAVVDATRPAGDWNHLFLRVGPDRSQIIMNGVKYFQFDKGSADWNKRVAASKFSKYPSFGKPTKGHICLQDHNDLVSFRNIKIREIPADGSVQDPSDGELALKGVPAFPNLEWEGWEPVNEETGKVVPLRPMAITHANDGSGRIFVTTQRGMIQIIDKKSPEKTKLFLDLRDKVAPWKKNNEEGLLGLAFHPDYKQNGQFFVYYSAEGTPRKSKVSRFTVSKDDPNKADPNSETTIMEIDQPYGNHNGGCIVFGPDGYLYIGLGDGGSGNDPLGNGQNLETLLGSILRIDVDKKSDGKNYAIPADNPFVDRANAKPEIYAYGLRNVWRLSFDPNTKTLYAGDVGQDLWEEVNIIKKGGNYGWSVREGTHNFGNRPETAKEKPIAPIWEYDHGVGRSITGGIVYRGQRLPELDGLYVYADYVSGKIWALEYDVESDEVVKNLRLDASTVPVMSFGTDEDGELYYTVQTVKGGEGIFRFEKK, via the coding sequence GTGATTCGAAAGCCCAGAGCTCTAACACTGTTTTTAATCCCCGCCTGCCTGTCACTGCTAATGACCAACACAGCAGTGATCTCGGCCGACTCTGACACTTCCCTCAACAAGCTGTCCAAAGCCGAACAGAAGAGTGGCTGGAAACTGCTGTTTGACGGCAAGACCACTGATGGCTGGCGCAACTATAAAAAAGAGGGAGTCAGTGATGGCTGGACAATCAAAGACGGCGTCCTCTCTCGCTCCGCCAAAGGGGCCGGAGATATCATAACTGACGACCAGTTCGGCTTCTTCGAACTCTCATTGGAATACCGCATTTCTCCTGAAGGGAACAGCGGACTGATGTTCCATGTCACCGAAGAAGAAAAGACCCCCTGGATGACCGGACCGGAAGTGCAGATTCAGGATAACGTCGATGGGCACGATCCTCAGAAAGCAGGCTGGCTTTACCAGCTCTATAAGCCGGCCACTCCCAAGTGGATGATTGAAGCCGAAAAGGCAGGTAAGAAAGTGACCCCGGCAGTCGTCGATGCCACACGTCCCGCTGGAGACTGGAACCACCTGTTTCTCCGCGTGGGCCCCGATCGATCCCAGATCATCATGAATGGCGTCAAATACTTTCAGTTCGATAAAGGAAGTGCCGACTGGAACAAACGCGTTGCCGCCAGCAAATTTTCCAAGTATCCCAGTTTTGGAAAACCAACCAAAGGACACATCTGCCTGCAGGACCACAACGACCTGGTCTCTTTCCGTAATATCAAAATCCGCGAAATTCCCGCGGATGGCTCTGTACAGGATCCCAGTGATGGTGAATTGGCCCTCAAAGGCGTACCTGCATTCCCCAATCTGGAATGGGAAGGTTGGGAACCAGTTAATGAAGAGACAGGAAAAGTCGTTCCCCTGCGCCCCATGGCAATCACACACGCCAACGATGGCAGCGGACGCATCTTCGTCACCACGCAGCGCGGCATGATTCAGATCATTGATAAAAAATCACCCGAGAAAACCAAACTGTTTCTCGACCTCCGCGACAAAGTCGCTCCCTGGAAAAAAAATAACGAAGAAGGCCTGCTAGGATTGGCCTTCCATCCCGACTATAAACAGAATGGTCAGTTCTTCGTCTACTATTCCGCGGAAGGAACACCTCGCAAATCAAAGGTTTCCCGCTTTACTGTTTCGAAAGACGATCCGAACAAAGCCGATCCCAACAGCGAAACGACGATCATGGAGATTGACCAGCCCTACGGGAACCATAACGGTGGCTGCATCGTATTCGGCCCGGACGGCTATCTCTATATCGGTCTCGGCGATGGCGGTTCCGGAAACGATCCCCTGGGGAACGGACAAAACCTGGAAACGTTACTCGGTTCCATTTTACGGATTGATGTTGATAAAAAATCAGACGGCAAGAATTATGCCATTCCCGCAGACAACCCGTTTGTTGATCGTGCGAATGCGAAACCCGAAATCTATGCGTACGGCCTGCGAAATGTCTGGCGTCTGAGTTTTGATCCCAACACCAAAACACTGTACGCCGGAGATGTGGGACAGGACCTCTGGGAAGAAGTCAACATCATCAAAAAAGGAGGCAACTACGGCTGGAGTGTCCGTGAAGGGACACACAACTTTGGGAACCGCCCTGAAACCGCGAAAGAAAAACCGATCGCGCCCATCTGGGAATACGATCACGGCGTCGGTCGATCCATTACCGGCGGTATCGTCTACCGGGGTCAGCGACTGCCCGAACTCGATGGCCTGTATGTCTATGCCGACTACGTCTCCGGCAAAATCTGGGCTCTCGAATACGATGTAGAGTCAGACGAAGTCGTCAAAAACCTCCGCCTGGATGCCAGCACAGTCCCCGTCATGTCCTTCGGCACTGACGAAGACGGCGAACTGTACTACACCGTTCAGACCGTCAAAGGGGGCGAAGGCATCTTCCGCTTTGAGAAGAAGTAA
- a CDS encoding STAS domain-containing protein: MVDNFEIYKVELNLPNLIVTPQGSTLHFLYSNVQTESNNLLRLFQSPEIKNVIIDLSKVDYLDSIIINSIIRLLQHARQTGRHSVFCNACDNMQNILQSIKLGTLWPLLDSQEEAIHYISMNS, encoded by the coding sequence GTGGTAGATAATTTTGAAATTTATAAGGTCGAACTGAATCTCCCTAATCTGATTGTCACGCCTCAGGGATCGACGCTGCATTTTCTATACAGCAATGTTCAGACTGAATCCAACAATCTATTAAGACTCTTCCAGTCTCCCGAAATTAAGAATGTGATCATCGACCTTTCAAAAGTCGATTACCTGGATTCGATCATTATCAACTCGATCATTCGTCTTTTGCAACACGCCCGACAGACCGGGAGACATTCCGTCTTCTGTAATGCCTGTGATAATATGCAAAACATTCTCCAGAGCATCAAACTGGGGACCCTGTGGCCACTCCTTGACAGCCAGGAAGAAGCCATTCATTACATCAGCATGAATTCATAA